In the Silvanigrella aquatica genome, CGTGAGGCCGCATTATCTGGAAATAAAACAGAAGCTCAAATGTCTCTATTTGAGCATATTAAAGAACTCAGAAAACATGCTTTGAGAAGTGTCATTTGGTTATTTGTTTTTTCAGGTATTTCTTTTGCTTTTATGGAACCATTATTGCATTTTTTAAAAACTCCATATGAAAAGGTTTTACAAAATTTACACGATCAAGGGGTTACACAACAGCTTTCTTCTATAAGCATTTTTGAAGTGATCACGGTCAATTTTAAAATCTGTTTTTTAATTGGATTTTCCTTAAGTTTGCCTTTTATAGCAAGGGAAATATGGAAATTTATTGCTCCTGCACTTTATGAAAAAGAAAAACAGATTGCACGCCTCTCTGTTATTGCCAGCGTTACTTTATTTTATGCTGGGATTTGTTTTGGATTTTTTCTAATCATACCTTACTTTTTCTCAAATGCTTTAAGCTGGGCAAGCCAATACGCTCAAGTGATGATCACCTATGAAAACTATTTCAATTCTCTCATCACAATGATGCTTATTTTTGGTGCTGTTTTTGAAGTGCCGGTTATCCTTTCTTTGTTAGGCTTAGCAGGAATATTACCCTCAAATGTATTGATCAAAAATAGGAGAATTGCTTTTTTATCTTGCTTTATTATTGGAGCCATACTTTCTCCTCCTGATGTGATCAGTCTTTGTTTGGTGGCTATTCCAATGTATTTTATGGTTGAAATATCAATCTATATTATTAAAAAAATTGAAGAAAATCGCTCCCCAAAAAATGAGATCACTGTTTAAACCTATTCCAAATTAAATTAATTTATAATTTCATAATATTACGATCATAAAAGAAGAAACCTAAATTATTAAAATTTAATTACAAATTTATTAAATTAAAATGAAGTAAAAAATTTTAAATTATCAATAAAATTAATTTAAATTTATTTTATTGTTTAAAAAATCTTATTAGATAAATAACTTAAAATATATTTCACAAATAAAAATTTTCATTTATATACTATTATTTCAAGATATTTATAAATAAGCTGTCTATCTAGCCAAAAAAATCCGTTGACAAAAAAAAATCATTCATTTAATTTACCGCAGAGTACTAGTTTGGTGTAATTTTAATTCTACTTTACTAATATTTACATACATTTTTTCAACCCCAAAAGGAGTTATTTGTGAAAAAATTATTACTTCGCTCTCTTGCTGTATCTGCATTATCACTTTGTGGCAATAATGTTTTTGCTCAGGAAGTTGCTGAACTAGAGGAACAAAAAACAGCTCTTGATACTAATAAAACTTCAGGCTCTGAACTTATTTCCGAAGAACAAATTAAAGCCATTAAAAAAGAAGTCGCTAAACAAGACCCAACTAAAAATACCATTACTCTTTTTGGTGTAGCGCAATTTAATGCCAATACCAGCAACACACAACGTCAAAACACTCCTGACTTTTCCGCAAACCGCTTACGCCTTGGTGTGAATGTTTCCGGAGGCATTGCATCTGGTAAAGCCGAACTCGAATTCAGTGGCAACCAACAATCTACTCAAACTGCAACATCAGGAGTAACAAGCGGCGACTCAGGCAATGGCGGCGTAAAAATTCGCCAAGCTCAATTAAATCTTGATGTTTTAACTGTAAAATCTGAAGAAAATACTTACAAAACAACTGTTTCTTTGGGTGGTATCCGCGTTGGCGGTGCCGATTGTACAGGACCCGACATCGTCTGGGGCGCTTCCGGTTACGGTCGTCAAGATGGTGCTTATTTAACTCAATCTCTAGAGTTTGGAAAAGCGGGATCTCTTTCATTAGGCCTAGGTGCTTTTAATAATATCAATGCGTTTATGAATCCCGCATATCCTAGTTCAGGTACAGGCTTTGGCGGCTGGGGTGTGAATTCAGGTGCATCAATTGCATCAAACTGGGGAAGTCCTTCTTTTAATGGCGCATTAGGTTATTTAGGCAACATAAATGCGGCATATAATATTGATGAAAACCAATCTTTAAAAGCATCTTTCTATTATGGAACCCAAGAAAATGCTCCTGCAGGTCAAGACTCCTCTGGAAATATTACAAGTGCAAGAAATGTGGTTCACACGGAAAGCAACCTTGTATACAATCACAAAGGAATTTTTGGTGACAAGGGTGTTCTCTCAGGAAACGGCATTTCGATCTTTTTTGAAAATGATGATGTGGGAGCAACACAAGTCGCTAATAAATCAAATGGCTCTGTAAGTTATGCACCTACACTAATTTCAGGCACACAAAATGCACTCGATGATTCACAAAATACTTCGATTCTAGGATTGACTGTATCCGCTGATTCCGGAAATTACCTCACAGGTATGCTTCAAAAAGGAGATAGACTCACATATGCTGCTTCCTATGTCTCTTTAAACACGATCTTTGGTAATTCGAATTACTCCCAAAACTATGTAGCAAACCAAGCTGCTGCTTCTTTAGGATATGCTGTCAATACTTTTGAAACCGCATTTAACATTGAATATACCAATTCAAATAAAACAATATTTTCTGATGCCACAGGGAAGTTGAATAAAAATAATGCTGTCAGATCTTACATTACTGCAGCGTATGTATTTTAATTAAATTAAAATAGAATCATTTATAAATCCTTTATTAATTTTTTAATAAAGGATTTGTTTACAAAATTAATTTATAAAATCAAAAAAAAATAACTGGTCATTAAAGTTTACCATTTTTAGATAAAATGCCTTAAAGCAAGTCAATTCCATAATTTGATTTATTCATAAATCCTCCATGTTTTTTTTAAAATATTTTTACTTTTTATTTTAGTGTGTTATATAAAAATCGGGAATCCACTAGAAGCGCTCATTTGCTGATTAATTATCACTATGATATTAGCTACTATTATTTAATAGTTTTTTATTTATTAGACATAATAATAACTAATTATTTATTATTATTATATAATTTATAAAACAAAATTTTAATTAAATTAATTTATAAAATCCTAAAATTTAAAAAATATGGTCGCGCAGTTGACAAATAAAACACGCTAAATTATCTTCGAAAAGTATTATTTTAGGGTATATTTATGTTTTTTTGTATATGCTCACATACAGTTTATCAATACTGAAGGAGTCCTATTTGTGAAAAAGTTCGTATTCCGTTCCCTTACTGTTTCTGTATTATCCCTTGCAGGAAGTGCCGCATTTGCACAAACAAATACAAATAATGTTGATGCAAAAGAACAAAAAGTTGCTATAGATTCTTCCGCCACTTCGGGCGGCACTCTTTTTAGCCAAGATCAAATCGATGCGCTCAAAAAAGAAATGGAAAAAAAAGATGTTACTGAAAATAAAATAACCGTCGGTGGTTTAATACAATTAAACGCCAATACCAGTGATTCGCAAAGATCAAGTTCACCTGACTTTGCAGCACAAAAAATACGTCTTGGTGTCAATGTCAGTGGTGGCATAGCTTCAGGGCAAATAGAGTTGCAATTCGTAGGTAACCAACAAAGTACACAAACCACTTCAAACAGCATAACAAGTGGCGATCAAGGCAATGGCCAAGTTACCATCCGTCGCGCTCAATTAAACCTCGATGTGTTAACTTTAAAGGGGGGGCAAAATACCTACACCACCACTCTTTCCTTAGGCGGTATTCGCATGGGTGGCGCTGATGGCACAGCCCCCGACACCGCTTGGACCACAAACGGTTTTGGGCGCCAAGATGGTGCTTACTTAAAAGAAACTCTAGAATTTGGCAAAGCTGCTAAAATAGAGTTGGGCGCAGGAGCATTCAACAATATCAATACCTTTACTGTTCCCACATACCTACAATCTGCAAATAATAACTCTGGATTCACGGGTTGGAAATCATCCTCTTCGGCTATCCAAGCGAATTGGGGTAACACCTCATTTAGCCAATCCGTTGGCTTTGCGGGGCATTTAACTGCTAATGTAAATATTGATGACGATCAATCTGTTACAGTGAAAGCGCTATACGGAACCCAAGGCAACGCTCCTTCAGCTCAAAAATCTGATGGAACTCTCGACTCGGCTCGCGATGTTTCCCATACAGAAGCCTCTCTTGTTTATAATCACGGCGGTATTTTTGGAAGCAAAGGCGTCGATTCTGGCAACGGTATTGCAGTATGGTATGAAAATGACGTCGCGGGCAGAAAAAAATCAGCAGCCTCAAATAATAGCGGTGATTTTAATTACACCACGGGTACTGACGACTCACAAAATACCACTTTAATTGGCGTCTCCGTTGCGGCAGACTCTGCAAATTACCTCACAGGAATGTTGCAAAAAGGCGATAGGTTAACTTACGCTCTTGCTTATGCAACTTTCAATGCTCAATTTGGCAGCGCTACAACATCCCCAAATTATACAGCAAGCCAAATTTCCGCTGCTATAGGCTATGCAGTCAATACATTTGAAATTCAATTCAATTATGACATTGACTCATCAGATACTAATATTTTTGCAGATTCAAAGGGCGTCGTAAACAAAAAAGATGCTCAAAAATCCTACTTCACCGCGCTTTATGCATTCTAATTTAACTAGAAAAGCATGATAATTGCGTAACAGCGAGAGAGGTTCACTTGACCTAAAGTCGGTGAACCTCTCTTTGTTTTTAGCTATTTGTCACAATTACTTGATCTTGCAACCTATTTTTAAGGCATTTTGTCGACTGAAAATGGCTTTGCAATGTGATCAGCGCCACTATCTTCACATGAACTTAATTTTCCATCAGGATTTACGGTACATTTGTAAATTTTATCATCCCCCGAACTTGCTACATAAGCAAATCCATTCACAAACTGAACATTTCCTCTTGGTGCACTCAATTTATTTGCGCCAGAATTTTGGCATTGTCCTAAAGTACCATTATCTAGGAGCGGGCACTTGACAATGATATTTTCATACGTAGCAGTTACGTAAGCAAAATTTCCGTTGAATGAAATTGAATGAGGGCCATCATATCCAATATCTACTTTATTGCATTTTTCAATATTACCATTTGATTTTTGATAATCGCATATAAGAATACTTTTATTCAAAAAACTAGCAATATAAGCCTTGAATTCCTTGAAAGTAATATTTGTAGGATATTGTAATAAAGAACTATTTATTCTTGAATCACGGCAACTTGTCAAAGTATTTGATACTTTGTCAATCGAGCAAATCAATAATTTATCTGCATTTGAATCTATTATATATGCTTTATTATTAAATATTTTTAGTCCTTCGGGACCATTTAATGCTGTTAGGCCACCAGCTTTTATACACGAACTGATACTGACTGAACTTGAATCATATTCGCAACTTGTTATATAGCCTTTAGTTCCTGCTGCAATATCGTTGGGAGTACCGTGCCTAGTGATATATACATGCTTCTCAGAGAAACCAACTGCATCTGCGGTTGATCCATAGCCTGGTTTTTGTGTATCATTGCAATTGCCAAGATGACCATCATCATCCATTTTGCAAACGGTTAATGTTGCTTTATCTCTGTTTGTAATGACATAGTAAGGATTATTACTATTTTTTATAACCGATGCAACGTTATCGTCTGCAGAACTAATTGAATTTGATACTTTATTTTGCTCAGGAAAAAATATTGGATCTGCTAAATTTTTACTCAGCCCACAAGATGTTAATATTAATAATAAAGATAAAGTACAAGATACCTTTAAAAAGAAATACATAACTGACCTCCGCCAGTAAAAAATAACTAAAAATATCAGAATTAAAGCCTAGCTAAATTTTCTAACAACGAATATTCTGATATTTAATTATACAATATTATTCATTACATTATAGTTAATATTACATTAAATAGTAACTCATTTTTGAAATAAAGTGATTTTTGTTTACTTAATTTGGGTTTAAAAAATATATTAATGTCGCAAAATGACGCTAATCATGTTACTTTATTTTGATAATATTCTTCACTGAAAGCAATCTTATGCGAAGGAAATAAATTTATAATAAAAAAATAGTTATTAAACAAATCAAATCCCAAGACAATAAGTAAACACATCGTGTAATTGTGAATGCAAAAAATCATAACCATTTTTAGTCGCTTTAACAGGCTTGGCGTGTTGCCCTCCAAGCAACAATTCTTTACCCATTTCACCAAACAGAGTTTCGACAAACAATTCGGGAATACGCAAAGAGTTTGGTCTATCTAATGTTTGAGCGAGCATTTCAGAAAACTGCTCATTTGTTACTGTATGAGGCGAAACCGCATTGACGGCTCCTGTTACTTTATTATTAGCCATGGAAAATAAAATCAGGCCAAGGACATCCATAATCGAAATCCAGGGAAGCATTTGCCTCCCAGAACCAAAAGGTCCGCCTAAATACAAACGATAAGGGGTATAAAGTTTTTTAAGCATTCCCCCAGAAAGAGATAAAATTGATCCAAAACGCAAATTAACAACACGCATTCCCGCCCTTTCAGCGCCACGAGATGCCTGCTCCCAATCTTTTGCCAACTGAGCTAAAAACCCTTCTCCTAAGCGAGAATCTTCATGTAAAATATCGTCATAATCACGACTACCAAATATACCAATGCCCGAAGCGGAAATAAAAGTAGCAGGAATTTTATTTAATTTTGCAAGTTCCTGACAGAGAGCCGATGTAAAATGCACCCGGCTTTGAATTAATTCTTTTTTGCGAGAATCACTCCATTTTTGAGCGGCAATATTTTCTCCCGCTAAATGCACGACCGCATCGAGTCCTTCTAACAAATTAGCATTAATAAATTGATTTTTTTCACTGTCCCAACCAACGTATCCTGGTATTAGGGGAGAATTATTTCCGCGGACAAGTTTAAGAACAGTATGCCCACCCGATGTTAAAAAAGGAACAAGAGCACTGCCCACCAAACCCGATGCACCTGTTACTAAAATTTTTAATTTTTTTTGCGAGTATTTTGAATGTAAAAATAAATCATATTTTAATGTCCGATGTCTATAAGTAAACAGTCGACTTAATTTTTCTTCGACGAATGATCTGCCAATAAACTTAGAAACAAAATCAAAAGGCAAACTATAGTGAATTTCATCAATCATTTTTGATTTTGTTTCATCAATTTTTTCAAATTTATGCGTGTGCTTATAAAAGTGGAAAGGACCTTTTATTTGGATATCTTCAAATTGTTTATTTTCAATATAATTTTGATGCTGCGCATGAAACTCCATGGGAATAATTCCAAGCATAGATTTTAATTTAACAAAATCTCCGTTATGAATGGAGCCTTGTCGCGAAAGAATTTGCGTAGGCATCCAGGGAGGTAACAAGCGTTCAAATGCACCTTCACGTGTGTGCCATTGAAATGCTTCTTCACGTGATACGGATAAATGAGAACTTCTTGAAAAAGTATGCACCAACATAAAAAAAACTCCTGATAAAGTCATCTCGTTGAGTTTATCAGGAAGTCTATAAAATCCAACTGAATTCAAGAAAAAAAAGAATTATTTTTGAATTCCTAATTTTTCATGTAATTCACCAGACTGATACATTTCAACAAAAATATCGCAACCACCAATAAATTCACCTTTAATAAATATTTGCGGAGAAGTTGGCCAGTTATTTATTTCTTTTAATGTCGACCACAAAAGAGGATCGCTATCCATATCATCAGATTTAAAAGGACGACCCAATTCATTTAAAGTACGAATGACTTTTGCAGAAAAGCCGCAACGTGGCGCTTGAGGAGAACCTCTCATATAAACCATAATTTCGTTATTTTTAACGTCTTCTTCAATTTTTGATTTCCAATTCACTGACACTGATGAACTCCTATTTACAATTAAATTAAAATGGCTTTGCTGCCATTTTTTGTTTTTCATTTTCCCATTGTTGACGCGTAAAAGTTTTAATTGTCAAGGCGTGAACTTCGCCCGTATTCATTTCATTTTGGAAGAGCTCCATAATCATACGGTGCCTTTTTAAGGCAGCCTGACCATCAAAAGCATCGGCAATAACAACCACAGAATAGTGATCGTTTCCACCAGAAAATTCGCTGACAAGACACTCAGCGCCTTGAATTCCACTTTCAATGCGTTGTTTCACTTCATGATTTAACATGCAAAAAAACCCTTAATAAAATCATCATAAATTAGGGATGAGTAGCAACCACCAAACGCAATGTTTGAGGTATTGTTCCACAGCCCGAGACTAAAAAAGAGCTCAAATAATTTTGGGCTACCAACTCAGGGTTTACAAGTTGTCCATCATTTACGCAACGCCAAAATACACTGTGGTGATCATTTTGTCTGGGCTCAAAATCATAAGATTGATAGTTTCTTTCACTACTCAAATGCACCTGCACAGTCCGAACGCGCACTGTTTTCCCCTCTAACGAAACAATCATTTTGTCCCCGCCTTTTAAAATAATTAAGCCAGGACGTGGTTGACTTGTTTGAAAAATATGGAGGATGTCGTTAGGTTTTGTGGCTTCAATAAGTTCGTTAAAATATTGAACATATTTCATAAGAAGGTTACAAAGTTCCTCTAGAAAAACGCTCACGGAAAAATGTATCATTTGATGGGCATGTGAGGGACTGAGTGCTTTACCCAGGTTTATCCTAGCAAGATTTTGTATCCAGAGCTTTTCCGACTGCTTCATCTTAGATTACCTCAAGTAAACCTGTTTTCTTGTGATCAGGAATACCTTTCCCTTAATTAAAGTTCCATTCTTCTCTAAAGTAAGAAATAGAACCCTTCCTAAAACTGACATTAAGATATATCTCTGTCAATTAAATTTAGCTTCAAAAGTGCCTCTCGTGCAGATTTTTCCCACGTAGAAAAAAAGAGAAATGGAGGTAAGTTATGCGGGGTCGTTACATTAAAAAATGTAATTAGTGATTTGACCACCAAATTTACAATGTAACCTGAGCGACAATAAAAAACAAATTGAGAATCTAATAAATTCTCATTTTGAAACAAAACAGTTAGATATTCATTTACTCTTTTAATTTCTAAATCAACGAGAGTATAAAGTGGAACAATTTCATAAGTGAACAGGTTATGAGAAAGGAATTCACTCAAAATTTGTTTTGATTTTCCTATTTCAGAGGTAAATATAACAACATGAGAATTATGTTTTAAATTATTTTCCAGTTCTGATAATAAAGCAAAAAGACCCTTTTCATTTTTAGGATAAATGACTTCCTTTACCGCTTTTTGCACGAATAGGGGCAAAACCTTTTTAATATAGGCTGCTGTGCTTTGACCAACCGCACAAATGCGATGACACATTAAATTGTCAATTTGCGTATCAAATTTTTGGTATAAAAAAGAATTCACAGCTTGTTTACTTGTAAAACAAGCTGTGAATTCCTTATTTTGAGGAATATTCCAGCTTGATGATATAAATTCAGCTTTTGCTACCGGAAAAAAAATATTTGTGCTTTTTTTAGGAGAATCTCCTTCTAAACCACATTCTACAAAAATTTTTTTAATTTTTTTTCCGTTCATACAACAGTCTTATTTAAGAATTAAAATTCAGTGCGCTCACTTCTAAAAATCCTGCTGCGATTAACCGCATTTTCACGCTTTCACACAAAGAGGATTGACATAGTTTTTCAAAATATTGAGAATAATTAAACAGACAAGATTCCCATAATTTTTCGATCTGCAAAAACTCCTCGGCAGAAATCGTAAATACAGTTTCTTTATGAACATGATTGCGTCCACATATCACATAAATCTGTTTATCAATAAAATGAACTCCAATGGAAGAATGACAATCTCCTCCTAAAAGAGCAAGAATCATTCTTTCTATTCCTGCTGCAACACAGGCTTTAGGGCAATTTAAATTATGCAATGAAGAATGCCATGTCTCTTGCTGTTGCATCACTTCAACCGCGATCACTCCTTGAGCCGTTGCCGGAATAAATTCATGCACAGGCAAATAAAACATTTCTTTATTATGAAATAATCTCAATCTTTCTAAACCCGCTTCTGCTAATATAATAGCAGAAAACTCGTCATTTCGAACACGTTTTAAACGTGTGTCCACATTACCACGTAATATTTCAATATTTAAATGTGAACCAAATACTTTTTTAAGTAACATCTGTCTTCGTGTACTTGTAGTTCCAATGGCTTCTTGATTAAAAATTTTAGATTGCAGTAATATTTTTTTTAATTCTTCAAAACTTAAATTATGAATTTCTTTTTCAAAAATAAATTTTTCTTTTATTTCTTTAATTAATTTTGATGATAAAATAAGTACATCCCTTGCACCGGCACGAGGTAGTAATGTCATAATTTTTAGGCCGTTTGTTTGTGTGACGGGCAAATCTTTCATGCTATGAACGGCAATATGGGCTTTTCTCGAAAGAAGAGCGTCTTGAATTTCTTTAATAAATAAACCTTTTCCTGTTGTTAAATGATGTGCATCGGACATATCATTTTCAAGATGAATATCTGCTAAAGGAATTTTTTGCATTTTGTCACCCGTAGTCACCAAAGGTAACAATTCCGATACCAAACCCTGCTTTAATAACAAAGATTGAATGGTTTCAGCCTGCCAAAGAGCTAATTTACTTTTTCGAGTTGCAATTTGAATTGGAATAGACATAAAGGAAAACTTTCTCAATTTTCGAATCGTGATTAACTTAAATTCATTTTATTATTCTTCATAGGAAGCTTAAATAAATTATCTTCTTTTTGGATGTTTTCAGGTAATAGCGGTTGTTCTGAAAGATTAAATAAAAATTCGAGTAAATCGCCAACTGTATTTTCATCATTTTCAATTTTCATATTATTTTTTGCTAATGAAGCCGCATAGGAAACAATTTTTTTTGCAACCGCATCGGAAATCACTTGAGGTTCAATTTTTTTACCGTTATTTATGTCACGCATATAACGAGAGACTTCATAATCCACTACATTTTTAACCCAACTGTGAAGCCGTCCTACATTTGCTAAGTTTTCTTTTTGTTTGCATGTAAAAATATAATCTTGTACTTCCTCTTCAATTATATTTTCAGCTAAAAGGGAAGCATGTTTTCGCATTTCTCGATTTTTTTCCATTACAGAATCGAGATCATCAACATTAAATAAAAACAAATTATCCCAATCTGAAATAGCAGGATCAATTTTTCGAGGAACACTAATATCGACCATGACCGCAAGTTTACCCTGACGTTTTTTCTGATAATCTTTTAAATCTGATTTT is a window encoding:
- a CDS encoding uroporphyrinogen-III synthase, translated to MNGKKIKKIFVECGLEGDSPKKSTNIFFPVAKAEFISSSWNIPQNKEFTACFTSKQAVNSFLYQKFDTQIDNLMCHRICAVGQSTAAYIKKVLPLFVQKAVKEVIYPKNEKGLFALLSELENNLKHNSHVVIFTSEIGKSKQILSEFLSHNLFTYEIVPLYTLVDLEIKRVNEYLTVLFQNENLLDSQFVFYCRSGYIVNLVVKSLITFFNVTTPHNLPPFLFFSTWEKSAREALLKLNLIDRDIS
- a CDS encoding glutaredoxin domain-containing protein; translation: MVYMRGSPQAPRCGFSAKVIRTLNELGRPFKSDDMDSDPLLWSTLKEINNWPTSPQIFIKGEFIGGCDIFVEMYQSGELHEKLGIQK
- a CDS encoding TIGR01777 family oxidoreductase, with the translated sequence MLVHTFSRSSHLSVSREEAFQWHTREGAFERLLPPWMPTQILSRQGSIHNGDFVKLKSMLGIIPMEFHAQHQNYIENKQFEDIQIKGPFHFYKHTHKFEKIDETKSKMIDEIHYSLPFDFVSKFIGRSFVEEKLSRLFTYRHRTLKYDLFLHSKYSQKKLKILVTGASGLVGSALVPFLTSGGHTVLKLVRGNNSPLIPGYVGWDSEKNQFINANLLEGLDAVVHLAGENIAAQKWSDSRKKELIQSRVHFTSALCQELAKLNKIPATFISASGIGIFGSRDYDDILHEDSRLGEGFLAQLAKDWEQASRGAERAGMRVVNLRFGSILSLSGGMLKKLYTPYRLYLGGPFGSGRQMLPWISIMDVLGLILFSMANNKVTGAVNAVSPHTVTNEQFSEMLAQTLDRPNSLRIPELFVETLFGEMGKELLLGGQHAKPVKATKNGYDFLHSQLHDVFTYCLGI
- a CDS encoding hydroxymethylbilane synthase, with product MSIPIQIATRKSKLALWQAETIQSLLLKQGLVSELLPLVTTGDKMQKIPLADIHLENDMSDAHHLTTGKGLFIKEIQDALLSRKAHIAVHSMKDLPVTQTNGLKIMTLLPRAGARDVLILSSKLIKEIKEKFIFEKEIHNLSFEELKKILLQSKIFNQEAIGTTSTRRQMLLKKVFGSHLNIEILRGNVDTRLKRVRNDEFSAIILAEAGLERLRLFHNKEMFYLPVHEFIPATAQGVIAVEVMQQQETWHSSLHNLNCPKACVAAGIERMILALLGGDCHSSIGVHFIDKQIYVICGRNHVHKETVFTISAEEFLQIEKLWESCLFNYSQYFEKLCQSSLCESVKMRLIAAGFLEVSALNFNS
- the tatC gene encoding twin-arginine translocase subunit TatC, yielding MSRMGFKPFQYISTMFNAGLRRKAEREAALSGNKTEAQMSLFEHIKELRKHALRSVIWLFVFSGISFAFMEPLLHFLKTPYEKVLQNLHDQGVTQQLSSISIFEVITVNFKICFLIGFSLSLPFIAREIWKFIAPALYEKEKQIARLSVIASVTLFYAGICFGFFLIIPYFFSNALSWASQYAQVMITYENYFNSLITMMLIFGAVFEVPVILSLLGLAGILPSNVLIKNRRIAFLSCFIIGAILSPPDVISLCLVAIPMYFMVEISIYIIKKIEENRSPKNEITV
- a CDS encoding BolA family protein gives rise to the protein MLNHEVKQRIESGIQGAECLVSEFSGGNDHYSVVVIADAFDGQAALKRHRMIMELFQNEMNTGEVHALTIKTFTRQQWENEKQKMAAKPF